A DNA window from Engystomops pustulosus chromosome 10, aEngPut4.maternal, whole genome shotgun sequence contains the following coding sequences:
- the RPN1 gene encoding dolichyl-diphosphooligosaccharide--protein glycosyltransferase subunit 1, translating into MSVVRGRSGLRCVSAAILRPPVMEPPSARALILLLVLAVSSAAHDLVNEDVKRTVDLSSHLAKVTAEVKLHNPGAAAAHSFLVALEPQLAGRLSYLGVKTEDEEEGYLEVRESKAKGKSGKLFSVQLPSSLSPGAKTKVFIEAVYTHILHPYPTQITQAEKQFVTFEGNHYFYSPYPTTSQTTRVKLASRNVESYTKLGNPSRSDDTIEYGPFKDIPAWSQDALKVHYENNSPFLTITSMTRIIEVSHWGNIAVEETVDLKHTGAYLKGPFSRYDYQRQPDSGISSVKSFKTILPAAAQDVYYRDEIGNISTSHLLILDDSVEMEIRPRFPLFGGWKTHYIIGYNLPSYEYLYNLGDQYALKMRFIDHVFDEQVVDSLTVKLILPEGAKNIHVENPFDLNRAPDELHYTYLDTFGRPVIVAHKNNLVEQHIQDVVVHYTFNKILMLQEPLLVVGVFYILFFTVILYVRLDFSITKDPAAEARMKVACITEQILTLVNKRLGLYRHFDEAVNKYKQSRDISTLNSGKKALETEHKNLTNEITSLQVKLKAEGCDLCDKVAEIQKLDSQVKEIVVKSSSEAERLVAGKLKKDSYIESEKQHAGRRQELVNKIDNILDAL; encoded by the exons ATGAGTGTAGTGAGAGGCCGCTCCGGGCTCCGCTGTGTATCTGCCGCCATCCTGCGCCCCCCGGTCATGGAGCCTCCCTCTGCCCGCGCTctcatcctgctgctggtgctcgCAGTCTCCTCCGCGGCCCACGACCTGGTGAATGAGGACGTGAAGCGCACGGTGGATCTCAGCAGCCATCTCGCCAAAGTGACGGCCGAGGTGAAGCTGCACAACCCGGGGGCCGCCGCCGCTCACTCCTTCCTGGTGGCCCTGGAGCCGCAGCTGGCAGGACGCCTCTCCTACCTGGGG GTGAagactgaggatgaggaggaaggatACCTGGAAGTGCGGGAATCCAAAGCCAAAGGAAAGAG CGGGAAGCTTTTCTCTGTGCAGCTTCCATCTTCTCTGTCTCCCGGAGCCAAGACCAAGGTGTTCATCGAGGCGGTGTACAcccacatcctgcacccctacCCCACCCAGATCACCCAGGCCGAGAAGCAGTTTGTAACCTTCGAGGGAAACCATTACTTCTACTCTCCGTACCCCACCACATCCCAGACCACCCGCGTCAAGCTCGCCTCCCGCAATGTGGAGAGCTACACCAAGCTGGGGAACCCCTCCCGATCCGATGACACCATCGAGTACGGACCCTTCAAGGATATCCCTGCATGGAGCCAG GATGCCCTGAAGGTTCACTATGAGAACAACAGTCCCTTCCTGACCATCACCAGCATGACCCGCATCATAGAGGTCTCCCACTGGGGCAACATCGCCGTAGAAGAGACCGTAGATCTGAAACACACCGGGGCCTATCTGAAGGGGCCCTTCTCCAGATACGATTACCAGAGGCAGCCGGACAGCGGCATCTCATCCGTCAAATCCTTTAAG ACCATCCTGCCGGCCGCTGCCCAGGACGTGTACTACAGGGATGAAATCGGGAACATCTCTACCAGCCACCTGCTGATCCTGGACGACTCTGTGGAGATGGAGATCAGACCCAGGTTCCCTCTTTTTGGAGGATGGAAGACTCACTACATCATTGGTTATAACCTGCCCAGCTACGAGTACCTGTACAACCTGG GTGACCAGTACGCCCTGAAGATGAGGTTCATTGATCACGTATTTGATGAACAGGTCGTGGATTCCCTGACGGTTAAGCTAATCCTTCCCGAAGGAGCAAA AAATATCCACGTAGAAAATCCCTTCGACCTAAACCGAGCCCCCGACGAGCTGCACTACACGTATCTGGACACCTTCGGCCGACCAGTCATCGTGGCCCATAAGAACAACCTGGTGGAGCAGCACATCCAGGACGTGGTGGTGCACTACACGTTCAACAAGATCCTGATGCTGCAGGAGCCGCTGCTGGTGGTGGGAGTCTTCTACATCCTCTTCTTCACCGTCATCCTCTATGTGCGGCTCGACTTCTCCATCACAAAG GACCCTGCGGCTGAAGCCAGGATGAAGGTGGCCTGCATCACAGAGCAGATCCTCACCCTGGTCAACAAGAGGCTCGGCCTGTACCGACACTTTGATGAAGCTGTGAACAAGTACAAGCAGTCGCGGGACATCTCCACCTTAAACAGCGGCAAGAAAGCCCTGGAGACTGAGCACAAGAACCTGACAAATGAGATCACATCTCTGCAGGTCAAGCTGAAGGCCGAGGGCTGTGACCTGTGTGATAAG GTTGCAGAGATCCAGAAGCTGGACAGTCAGGTGAAGGAGATTGTGGTGAAGTCGTCCTCGGAGGCCGAGCGCCTGGTGGCCGGGAAGCTGAAGAAGGACAGTTACATCGAGAGCGAGAAGCAGCACGCCGGCAGGCGCCAGGAGCTGGTCAACAAAATCGACAACATCCTGGACGCGTTGTAA